A stretch of the Saprospiraceae bacterium genome encodes the following:
- a CDS encoding aconitate hydratase, with translation MLRSHYARLSERIDLIRQSLGRPLTLTEKILYSHLHEDSPLKEYQRGKDYVFFAPDRVAMQDATAQMALLQFMTCGKSKTAVPSTVHCDHLILAENGASKDLSTANSENKEVYDFLKSISNKYGIGFWKPGSGIIHQIVLENYAFPGGMMIGTDSHTPNAGGLGMVAIGVGGADAVDVMTGMAWELKMPKIIGVHLKGKLSGWTSSKDIILKVAGILTVKGGTGAIVEYFGDGARSLSCTGKGTICNMGAEIGATTSTFGYDDSMGRYLRATHRAEVADLCDRIQADLTGDPECYQNPATYFDQVIEIDLDSLEPHINGPYTPDLAWPISQFAKAVKENNYPDKLEVGLIGSCTNSSYEDLSRAASLAQQAVSKNLKVKSEFTVTPGSEQIRYTVERDSILESFEKMGGVILANACGPCIGQWKRHMDDPNRKNSIITSFNRNFSKRNDGNSSTHAFVASPEIVTALAIAGSLSFNPLTDSLKNEDGDLVKLDPPFGVELPVFGFEVVDAGFEAPAANSEFIEVLVNPESQRIQLLQPFQPIQSSELLDMRILIKAKGKCTTDHISMAGPWLEFRGHLENISNNCFIGAINAFNGESNKVLNFVSNEYSAVPDSARLYKKTGISTVVFGEENYGEGSSREHAAMEPRYLGVKAVIVKSFARIHETNLKKQGMLALTFIDPADYDKIRQDDLIDLIGLDSMAPGKNFQMVLKHADGSEDSFDLAHTYNLQQIQWVKEGSALNKIRQELVNS, from the coding sequence ATGCTCAGAAGCCATTACGCCCGTCTGAGTGAACGCATTGATTTGATAAGACAAAGCCTGGGTCGACCTTTAACATTGACAGAAAAGATCCTTTACAGCCATTTGCACGAAGATTCTCCATTAAAGGAATACCAGCGTGGAAAGGATTATGTCTTTTTTGCCCCGGATCGTGTGGCCATGCAAGATGCAACGGCTCAAATGGCTTTATTGCAATTTATGACCTGCGGCAAAAGCAAAACAGCGGTGCCCTCAACGGTCCATTGCGATCACTTAATTCTTGCAGAAAATGGGGCTAGCAAAGATTTAAGTACTGCAAATAGTGAAAATAAAGAGGTCTATGATTTTCTAAAATCGATCTCCAATAAATATGGAATAGGATTTTGGAAACCTGGATCTGGGATTATCCACCAAATTGTATTAGAAAATTATGCTTTTCCTGGTGGAATGATGATTGGCACGGATTCCCATACACCCAATGCCGGTGGACTTGGCATGGTTGCCATCGGAGTTGGCGGTGCGGATGCAGTGGATGTAATGACCGGAATGGCCTGGGAATTAAAAATGCCTAAAATTATTGGCGTTCATTTAAAAGGTAAATTATCGGGTTGGACTTCTTCCAAAGACATTATTCTTAAGGTTGCCGGAATTTTAACGGTAAAAGGTGGTACCGGTGCCATCGTAGAATATTTTGGAGACGGTGCTCGTTCGCTTTCCTGCACAGGTAAAGGAACTATTTGCAATATGGGCGCTGAAATTGGCGCAACGACTTCAACATTTGGTTATGATGATTCGATGGGCCGCTATTTAAGAGCTACACATCGCGCAGAAGTGGCAGATCTTTGTGACCGAATTCAAGCTGATCTCACCGGAGATCCGGAATGTTATCAAAATCCGGCTACTTATTTTGATCAAGTCATAGAAATTGATTTAGATAGTTTGGAACCGCATATCAATGGTCCTTATACACCTGATTTAGCCTGGCCCATTTCACAATTTGCAAAAGCGGTAAAAGAAAACAACTATCCAGATAAACTGGAAGTTGGATTGATTGGATCTTGCACCAATTCATCTTATGAAGATTTATCCCGTGCAGCATCCCTTGCGCAACAAGCTGTTTCAAAAAATTTAAAAGTTAAATCAGAATTTACAGTGACCCCTGGTTCTGAACAAATCCGATATACTGTGGAGCGGGATTCCATCCTTGAATCTTTTGAAAAAATGGGTGGGGTGATTCTGGCTAATGCGTGCGGCCCGTGTATCGGTCAGTGGAAACGACACATGGATGATCCCAACCGAAAAAATTCGATTATAACCTCATTTAATCGCAATTTTTCAAAACGTAATGATGGCAATTCCAGTACCCATGCTTTTGTTGCTTCCCCTGAAATTGTTACAGCACTCGCGATCGCCGGCAGCTTAAGCTTTAACCCATTGACGGATTCGTTAAAAAATGAAGATGGCGATTTGGTTAAACTCGATCCACCATTTGGCGTAGAACTTCCAGTATTTGGATTTGAAGTGGTTGATGCAGGATTTGAAGCTCCCGCAGCCAATTCAGAATTTATTGAAGTGCTGGTCAATCCTGAAAGTCAACGAATTCAACTACTACAACCCTTCCAACCGATTCAATCATCAGAATTGTTGGATATGCGCATTCTGATTAAAGCAAAAGGAAAATGTACTACCGATCATATTTCTATGGCCGGCCCCTGGTTAGAATTCCGCGGTCACTTAGAAAATATTTCTAACAATTGTTTTATCGGTGCGATCAATGCCTTTAATGGAGAAAGTAACAAGGTATTAAATTTTGTTAGTAATGAATATTCGGCCGTTCCTGATTCGGCGCGATTGTATAAAAAAACTGGCATATCAACGGTCGTGTTTGGGGAAGAAAATTATGGTGAAGGTTCATCGCGTGAACATGCAGCGATGGAGCCTCGCTATTTAGGTGTTAAAGCGGTCATCGTTAAATCCTTTGCCCGGATTCACGAAACCAATTTGAAAAAACAAGGCATGCTGGCTTTAACATTTATCGATCCTGCAGATTATGATAAAATAAGACAGGATGATCTAATCGATTTAATTGGATTGGATTCAATGGCGCCAGGTAAAAACTTCCAAATGGTATTGAAACATGCTGATGGTTCAGAAGATTCTTTTGATCTTGCGCATACCTATAACCTCCAACAAATTCAATGGGTAAAAGAAGGCTCTGCATTAAATAAAATTCGCCAGGAATTGGTGAATTCATAG
- a CDS encoding insulinase family protein: MRNYLLILILALNIGLVFGQAGKPSKAGKAGPAKAKTTAMDYSSMPPGFTKGASVEGITEYFLPNGLQVLLYPDQSKQTVTVNITYKVGSRHEGYGETGMAHLLEHMVFKGTPRHPDIPNELSKHGARPNGTTWYDRTNYFETFAATDENLNWALDLEADRMVNSFIAKKHLDTEMSVVRNEFESGENDPGSILMERVLSTAYLWHNYGKSTIGARADIEKVPIERLQGFYKKYYQPDNAVLMVAGKIDEKKTLWLIHKYFSPLKKPSRELIPTYTDEPTQDGERNVVLKRVGDVQVVSCLYHIPPGSHKDAAAADILADIMTNEPSGRLYKALVETKKASSQFGWCATLKEPGFVYFGVQVRKENSLEEARTILLKTLDDIRTNPPTKEEVDRAKNKQIKDFELSFRNTEFVGRSISEYIGMGDWRLAFIYRDNIRKITPEDVQRVASTYFKPDNRTIGMFYPEAKPDRAEIPGAPDIKALVKDYKGDPLVAQGEEFDPSPANIESRTHRGQEANSIKYALLPKATKGNVVNANITLRFGNEMNLKGKSTISSFTASMLDKGTTTKSRQEIKDEFDKLKARVGFYGSGGTLSVNIQTTKENLPAVMNLVTEVLKQPAFNEKEFEELRNEELAGTEEQKSDPQALVGNAIQRHLNPYPKDDVRYTKTIEEEIQAIKDVKLEDCKQFYKDFYGANNATIAIVGDFEEAEVKSTISKQLANWKSASTYKRLEDVYADVKPTNENIETPDKANAMFLAGMNLNLRDDDPDYPALVLGNYIFGGGFLNSRLATRIRQKEGISYGVGSQLFADSQDKSGGFMIYAIYAPENRDRLEAAYKEELEKMLKEGFTEQELKDAKSGYLQSRKVGRSQDAQLSGTLNSMLNIGRTMKFTEDFESKINNLTPEQIRMAMNKFVDPAKMSVFKGGDFANKMKKP, from the coding sequence ATGCGTAATTATTTATTAATCTTAATTTTAGCCTTAAATATTGGTCTGGTTTTCGGCCAAGCAGGCAAACCATCCAAAGCAGGAAAAGCAGGTCCTGCTAAAGCAAAAACAACTGCAATGGATTATTCAAGCATGCCCCCCGGTTTTACGAAAGGTGCAAGCGTTGAAGGAATTACCGAATACTTTTTACCCAATGGCTTGCAGGTACTATTGTATCCTGACCAATCCAAACAAACAGTGACCGTAAACATTACCTATAAAGTAGGTTCCAGGCATGAGGGTTATGGAGAAACGGGTATGGCCCATCTCTTAGAGCACATGGTTTTTAAAGGAACTCCCAGACATCCGGACATTCCAAACGAATTGTCAAAACATGGAGCAAGACCTAACGGAACTACCTGGTATGATCGCACAAATTATTTTGAAACCTTTGCAGCTACGGATGAAAATCTGAATTGGGCATTGGATCTCGAAGCTGACCGTATGGTTAATTCATTTATTGCGAAAAAACATCTGGATACAGAAATGTCTGTAGTGCGCAATGAATTTGAAAGTGGTGAAAACGATCCTGGAAGTATTTTAATGGAACGTGTATTATCCACAGCCTACTTATGGCATAATTACGGAAAATCAACCATCGGAGCCCGTGCTGATATTGAAAAAGTACCTATCGAACGTTTACAGGGATTTTATAAAAAATATTACCAACCAGACAATGCCGTTTTAATGGTGGCTGGTAAAATTGATGAAAAGAAAACTTTGTGGTTGATTCACAAATATTTTTCACCGCTTAAAAAACCAAGTCGTGAATTAATACCCACTTATACCGATGAGCCTACACAAGATGGAGAACGCAATGTCGTATTGAAGCGTGTTGGTGACGTGCAAGTCGTTTCTTGTTTATATCACATACCACCCGGTTCGCACAAAGATGCAGCCGCTGCAGACATCCTTGCTGACATCATGACCAACGAACCCTCCGGAAGATTATACAAAGCATTGGTAGAAACTAAAAAAGCGTCTAGTCAATTTGGTTGGTGCGCTACATTAAAGGAACCCGGCTTTGTTTATTTTGGTGTTCAGGTGCGTAAAGAAAATTCACTGGAAGAAGCTCGTACCATTCTCCTTAAAACACTCGACGACATTCGTACAAATCCGCCTACCAAAGAAGAAGTGGATCGTGCAAAAAACAAACAGATTAAAGATTTTGAATTATCTTTTAGAAACACCGAATTTGTTGGTAGGTCTATCAGTGAATACATCGGAATGGGTGATTGGAGGTTGGCCTTTATTTATAGAGACAACATCCGGAAAATTACACCTGAAGATGTACAACGCGTTGCATCCACCTATTTCAAACCAGACAATCGGACCATTGGGATGTTTTATCCGGAAGCAAAACCAGATCGTGCTGAAATTCCTGGAGCTCCTGATATTAAAGCCCTGGTAAAAGATTACAAAGGAGATCCTTTGGTTGCACAAGGAGAAGAATTCGATCCATCTCCTGCTAATATTGAAAGCCGCACCCATCGGGGACAAGAAGCCAATTCAATTAAATATGCCTTGCTTCCTAAAGCAACAAAGGGAAATGTAGTTAATGCCAACATTACCCTTCGATTTGGCAATGAAATGAATTTAAAAGGAAAATCAACCATCAGTTCATTTACAGCCAGTATGTTGGATAAAGGCACTACAACAAAATCCAGACAAGAAATCAAGGATGAATTTGATAAATTGAAAGCGCGTGTGGGATTTTATGGTTCAGGGGGTACTTTAAGTGTCAACATTCAAACAACCAAAGAAAATCTACCTGCAGTTATGAATTTAGTAACTGAAGTATTAAAACAACCCGCATTCAATGAAAAAGAATTTGAAGAATTGCGCAATGAAGAATTGGCTGGAACAGAAGAACAAAAATCAGATCCTCAGGCTTTGGTTGGCAATGCCATTCAACGACATTTAAATCCCTATCCAAAAGATGATGTTCGCTATACAAAAACAATTGAAGAAGAAATTCAAGCAATTAAGGACGTAAAATTGGAGGATTGCAAACAATTCTATAAAGATTTTTATGGCGCTAATAATGCGACCATTGCCATTGTTGGTGATTTTGAAGAAGCCGAAGTAAAATCAACCATTTCAAAACAATTAGCCAATTGGAAAAGTGCAAGTACATACAAACGTCTTGAAGATGTTTATGCAGACGTTAAACCAACCAATGAAAACATCGAAACACCTGATAAGGCAAATGCCATGTTTTTGGCTGGAATGAATCTGAATCTTCGTGATGACGATCCGGATTATCCTGCATTGGTACTTGGAAACTATATTTTTGGCGGTGGATTTTTAAACAGCCGACTGGCAACCAGAATCCGCCAAAAAGAAGGAATTAGTTATGGTGTTGGCTCCCAGTTATTTGCTGACTCTCAGGATAAAAGCGGAGGATTTATGATTTACGCAATTTATGCTCCTGAAAATCGCGATCGTCTGGAAGCTGCTTATAAAGAAGAGTTGGAAAAAATGCTTAAAGAAGGATTTACCGAACAAGAATTAAAAGATGCTAAATCCGGTTACCTGCAATCCCGAAAAGTAGGTAGATCCCAGGATGCTCAACTTTCAGGTACTCTAAATTCAATGTTAAATATTGGCAGAACCATGAAATTTACAGAAGATTTTGAATCCAAAATCAACAACCTGACTCCAGAGCAAATAAGAATGGCAATGAATAAATTTGTAGATCCTGCTAAAATGAGTGTATTTAAAGGCGGTGATTTTGCGAATAAAATGAAAAAACCCTAG
- a CDS encoding TIGR02757 family protein — protein MDLKNYLDGLVSQFNQSDFIELDPISIPKRFELKQDIEISGLWIALLAWGNRKTIIQSGTKLMDWMDQKPYEFILHHTESERKPFLKFVHRTFNGEDALYFLEFFQNYYKEHTSLESAFTNDARQTEEHVGPALIRFRANFIKYCNPAKRCLKHIASPESNSKCKRLLMFLRWMVRSDPQGIDFGIWKTIKPSQLLMPLDVHVEKNARKLGMLTRKQSDWKAVLELSATCRTLDPMDPVKYDFALFGLGISEKKTSSTK, from the coding sequence ATCGACTTAAAAAATTATTTGGATGGATTGGTTAGTCAATTTAATCAAAGCGATTTTATTGAACTGGATCCCATTTCCATTCCCAAACGATTTGAATTAAAGCAAGATATTGAAATCAGTGGATTATGGATTGCATTATTGGCTTGGGGAAATCGCAAAACCATCATCCAGAGCGGAACTAAACTAATGGATTGGATGGACCAAAAGCCATATGAATTTATTCTCCATCATACTGAATCAGAACGAAAGCCCTTTTTAAAATTTGTACATCGCACGTTTAATGGAGAGGATGCGTTATACTTTTTAGAATTTTTTCAAAATTATTATAAGGAACATACCAGTTTAGAATCAGCGTTTACAAACGATGCCCGGCAAACTGAAGAGCATGTCGGTCCAGCGCTCATTCGATTCCGAGCAAATTTTATAAAATATTGCAATCCGGCCAAACGATGTTTAAAGCACATCGCATCTCCGGAATCCAATTCAAAATGCAAACGGTTACTCATGTTTTTACGTTGGATGGTGCGATCGGATCCCCAAGGAATTGATTTTGGAATTTGGAAAACCATAAAGCCTTCACAATTATTAATGCCTTTAGACGTTCATGTCGAGAAAAATGCCCGAAAGTTGGGTATGTTAACACGCAAACAATCGGATTGGAAGGCTGTTTTAGAATTAAGTGCCACATGCAGAACATTGGATCCAATGGATCCGGTGAAATACGATTTTGCACTATTTGGATTGGGCATTTCAGAAAAAAAGACATCATCTACGAAATAA
- a CDS encoding T9SS type A sorting domain-containing protein, whose protein sequence is MRFVKMLPLVLCLILNFHTTYASRIWDEMQELLKKKPEFHKMELLVNLPSYAKPEFVKSMPGASFLSLQNSAIRQIFKATPNYLQFQVQDGHQHPLELLLIRQDIYSQDAAVISSDRPDLREPMPQEALFYRGIIQNVPGSFAAITISGNEIMGVLSLPEKGNLVLGKLIPQNAISENEPAHVLYYENELPVNSGFQCGSDALPESPKNLQNHQLAPDSLFDNACKSVKVFLECDYRMYTDRSSQKNQVTTYISGLFNVVKTLYYNEYITLEISEIFVWTTPDPFLHTDLQSIIFHYTSYRKNNFTGNLAQLVSTYPPQQQGGIAWLSTLCQPYNGQSGPHSFAFIYNSFSVLPTYSWSVEVMTHEMGHNLGSPHTHACQWGPNRNTALDNCQPPEGNLCAPGPTPNGGGTIMSYCHLTGVGINFTKGFGPEPGNLIRSNVENRSCLSYRIIPDIVESVSAPYFEGDTILLKARPLKSLYTYDWFHYDYLMPLPKDSILKPSYSGVYKLAVSDRCTEFSDPDTIIISDFLVNLGCPIIPGKRDSFVVSVTMNADQGVQSDSLFVPDSLYKNVPQWGRDVLVELQMKIEPQGTSWTRDIIAAYQSPSSIDISNSRYTPNASEPATFKGVKTYKRILGKFNPKGTWYFTTNDNKFDNGVDAKVQFSIVISWRSKDSVASCDIPLCDGQSKLFDTQIRNAKYAWSTGDTTKSISANQVGPLSVTVTRGNQKASHTINLYHYNTHYQQEFTICDGESISVGKNVYTKSGLYTDSLFSYNACDSIVQTQLNILENKRSDHQEFICYADSFRNVSFTRDTSLEFYFQAANGCDSTEFVELKVNPALAIEFIATPACPEIGGSLEAAVRGGSGQNYQYTWSNGKTDARIEGLASGTYQLTVKDSSGCQFKNEVELKNLDSLKISSLVFDVSCFGKEDGKLFIDFISGVSPILINWSHGPNTKELVDLKAGKYTVFARDANGCQSMAEIEVHSPELLFVQLDIAGSSGQNGRAKTIVNGGTMPYTYFWSTGEKTDSIINLAPGDYWVYVYDQNGCETRLDFKVPLLIGNADLKQDESVVIYPNPVKNRLQIEIPKHPNPQIAWRLVDIHSNLISKGNQLHVETEELVSGVYILEINFKNRLYKKVFVK, encoded by the coding sequence ATGCGATTTGTCAAGATGCTGCCGCTTGTATTGTGCCTGATCCTGAACTTTCATACGACCTATGCATCCCGCATTTGGGATGAAATGCAGGAATTGCTGAAAAAAAAGCCGGAATTCCATAAAATGGAACTTTTAGTCAATTTGCCAAGCTATGCTAAACCAGAATTTGTTAAATCCATGCCGGGCGCTTCGTTTCTGTCCCTTCAAAATTCAGCCATTCGCCAAATTTTTAAAGCAACCCCTAACTATTTGCAATTTCAGGTTCAAGACGGCCATCAACATCCATTGGAATTGCTCTTGATACGACAAGATATCTACAGTCAAGACGCTGCCGTAATCAGTTCCGACCGGCCGGATTTACGGGAGCCCATGCCGCAAGAAGCCTTATTTTACCGGGGAATTATCCAAAATGTTCCAGGCTCTTTTGCTGCAATAACCATTTCCGGAAATGAAATTATGGGAGTCCTTTCTTTACCCGAAAAAGGAAATTTGGTTCTTGGAAAATTGATACCACAAAATGCAATATCAGAAAATGAGCCCGCTCATGTTCTCTATTATGAAAATGAATTGCCGGTAAACTCGGGCTTTCAATGTGGTTCGGATGCATTGCCTGAATCGCCCAAAAACCTACAAAATCATCAATTGGCTCCAGACAGTTTGTTTGACAATGCTTGCAAAAGTGTCAAGGTTTTTCTGGAATGCGATTACCGGATGTATACCGATCGCAGCAGTCAAAAAAACCAGGTCACCACCTATATTTCCGGACTGTTTAATGTGGTTAAAACCCTTTATTACAACGAGTACATTACACTGGAAATCTCTGAGATCTTTGTTTGGACGACTCCTGATCCTTTTTTACACACCGATTTACAGTCCATTATTTTTCATTACACCTCTTATCGCAAAAATAATTTTACTGGAAATTTAGCCCAATTGGTATCTACCTATCCTCCTCAACAACAAGGAGGCATCGCCTGGTTGAGTACCTTGTGTCAACCCTATAACGGACAATCGGGACCGCATTCCTTTGCATTTATTTATAATTCTTTTTCTGTTTTGCCTACTTATTCCTGGAGCGTGGAAGTGATGACGCATGAAATGGGTCACAATCTCGGTTCACCTCATACCCATGCCTGTCAATGGGGCCCTAACCGGAATACCGCATTGGACAATTGTCAACCACCAGAAGGCAATTTATGTGCTCCCGGGCCAACTCCCAATGGCGGGGGGACCATTATGAGTTATTGTCATTTAACCGGAGTTGGAATCAATTTTACCAAAGGATTTGGACCAGAACCGGGAAACCTGATTCGATCGAATGTTGAAAACAGATCCTGCTTGTCCTACCGGATTATTCCGGATATCGTGGAAAGTGTATCGGCTCCTTATTTTGAAGGAGATACCATTTTATTGAAAGCGCGTCCATTAAAATCCTTGTATACCTACGATTGGTTTCACTATGATTATTTAATGCCCTTGCCAAAAGACTCGATATTAAAACCAAGTTACAGCGGTGTTTATAAATTGGCGGTGTCTGACCGCTGTACAGAATTTTCAGATCCGGATACCATAATCATTTCAGATTTTTTAGTCAATCTGGGTTGTCCGATTATTCCCGGCAAACGAGATTCTTTTGTGGTCAGTGTTACGATGAATGCCGACCAGGGGGTACAATCCGATAGTTTGTTTGTACCGGATAGTTTGTATAAAAATGTTCCGCAATGGGGACGGGATGTATTGGTTGAATTGCAAATGAAAATTGAGCCGCAAGGCACTTCCTGGACCCGCGATATCATTGCAGCGTATCAAAGTCCATCCTCTATTGACATATCCAATAGCCGATACACGCCCAATGCATCTGAACCTGCAACGTTTAAAGGAGTTAAAACCTATAAACGAATCCTGGGTAAATTCAATCCAAAAGGGACCTGGTATTTTACAACCAATGACAATAAATTTGATAATGGCGTGGATGCAAAAGTTCAATTCAGCATTGTCATTTCATGGCGCAGTAAAGATTCTGTTGCAAGTTGTGATATTCCATTGTGTGATGGGCAATCCAAATTATTTGATACACAAATCCGCAATGCAAAATACGCCTGGTCAACCGGTGATACCACAAAAAGCATTTCTGCAAATCAAGTGGGTCCTCTTTCAGTAACAGTGACCCGCGGAAATCAAAAAGCAAGTCACACCATAAACCTATATCATTACAATACCCATTACCAACAGGAATTTACCATTTGTGATGGAGAATCCATTTCCGTTGGAAAGAATGTATATACGAAAAGCGGTTTGTATACGGATAGTTTGTTTTCTTACAATGCTTGCGACAGCATCGTTCAAACACAATTAAACATTCTGGAAAACAAACGAAGTGATCATCAGGAATTTATTTGTTATGCAGATAGTTTTAGAAATGTTTCTTTTACGCGGGATACGAGTTTGGAATTTTATTTTCAGGCTGCAAATGGATGCGACAGTACAGAATTTGTTGAATTAAAAGTGAACCCTGCTTTGGCAATTGAATTTATTGCAACACCGGCTTGTCCTGAAATTGGTGGTTCGCTCGAAGCAGCGGTTCGTGGGGGCAGCGGACAAAATTATCAATACACCTGGTCCAATGGAAAAACGGATGCACGCATTGAAGGTCTGGCTTCCGGAACTTATCAACTGACTGTAAAAGATTCCAGCGGCTGTCAATTTAAAAATGAAGTCGAATTAAAAAACCTCGATTCTTTGAAAATCAGTTCCCTGGTATTTGATGTGAGTTGTTTTGGTAAAGAAGATGGAAAACTATTTATTGATTTTATTTCTGGAGTCTCTCCCATTCTGATAAACTGGAGCCATGGTCCGAATACAAAAGAATTGGTTGATCTGAAAGCAGGAAAATATACTGTTTTTGCCAGGGATGCAAACGGATGTCAATCAATGGCTGAAATTGAAGTCCATTCCCCTGAATTATTGTTTGTTCAACTGGACATTGCTGGCAGCAGTGGTCAGAATGGACGCGCTAAAACAATCGTAAATGGAGGTACGATGCCGTACACGTATTTTTGGAGTACCGGTGAAAAAACAGATTCAATCATTAATTTGGCACCCGGTGATTATTGGGTCTATGTCTATGATCAAAATGGATGTGAGACACGGCTTGATTTTAAGGTACCTCTACTCATTGGCAATGCGGATTTGAAGCAAGATGAGTCTGTTGTAATATATCCAAATCCAGTTAAGAACAGATTGCAAATTGAAATTCCAAAGCATCCAAATCCTCAAATTGCCTGGCGATTGGTTGACATTCATTCAAATTTAATTTCTAAAGGAAATCAATTGCATGTTGAAACAGAAGAATTAGTTTCAGGAGTTTATATTTTAGAAATCAACTTTAAGAATCGATTGTATAAAAAGGTATTTGTAAAATAA
- a CDS encoding T9SS type A sorting domain-containing protein, whose product MKILLLILLPLSVILCQGKRDYIWIFGGSNSTLNDTNFYRFHIDFTNQKREIYISNKDYRIHQNNASICDKNGKLLLYTSGCWISDRLYRPMPNGIINEGTGHDQSCKFGDYITPFGTLILPTPGSNEHFFVIHKFKEYVQDTLSIVASTKLLYTLVDISLNNGNGDVISKNNVAINEYVSYSDLTATRHSNNIDWWVISPGRANNKYFVVQMTDQGPMPYKEQSIGLDFYFLDDGGSQSCFSPDGKHYARMTPSNGLFLMDFDRSSGTLSNFRNIVTGSETNDHTVGVAFSPDSRFVYLSYRWDLYQYDTQDPDPVSALIHLDTWDGYVEDGIWAAGFDAAMLGPDCKIYIRTGTSNKVMHVIHDPNQKGLDCHFQQHGIQLPAWNHASIPNFVNYRLGYEPVCDSNLVMSFIGNPNEFIYDALLYPNPVNKELNIEFHEPNNFIKSASLLNAAGQLIKKYSFTSNSQKQTIQLDDIQSGIYFIKIILENRRIIMKRIVK is encoded by the coding sequence ATGAAAATTTTACTACTTATACTATTGCCGTTATCAGTCATACTTTGCCAGGGTAAAAGAGATTATATTTGGATATTTGGAGGCTCTAATTCTACATTAAATGATACAAATTTTTACAGATTTCATATTGACTTTACAAATCAAAAAAGAGAGATTTACATTTCCAATAAAGATTACAGAATACATCAAAACAATGCCAGTATTTGCGATAAAAATGGCAAATTATTATTGTACACAAGCGGTTGTTGGATTTCAGATCGTTTGTATCGACCCATGCCAAATGGAATTATCAATGAGGGGACTGGACATGATCAATCTTGCAAATTTGGAGATTATATTACTCCATTTGGAACGTTAATACTTCCAACTCCAGGTTCAAATGAACATTTTTTTGTAATTCATAAATTTAAAGAATATGTTCAGGATACTTTGTCTATCGTAGCATCCACTAAGTTACTTTATACATTAGTAGATATAAGTTTAAATAATGGAAATGGAGATGTAATTTCAAAAAACAATGTTGCAATCAACGAGTATGTTTCCTATTCTGATTTAACAGCAACCAGACACAGTAATAATATAGACTGGTGGGTGATTAGTCCTGGTAGAGCCAACAATAAATATTTTGTGGTTCAGATGACAGACCAAGGCCCCATGCCATATAAAGAACAGAGCATAGGTTTGGATTTTTATTTTTTAGATGATGGCGGTTCGCAGTCTTGCTTTTCTCCGGATGGAAAGCACTATGCACGGATGACCCCAAGTAATGGATTGTTTTTAATGGATTTTGATAGAAGTTCTGGCACTCTAAGTAATTTTAGAAATATTGTTACGGGAAGTGAAACCAATGACCATACCGTTGGTGTCGCATTTTCTCCCGACTCGCGTTTTGTGTATTTGAGTTATCGTTGGGATCTTTATCAATACGATACCCAAGATCCTGACCCAGTTTCAGCTTTAATCCATTTAGATACTTGGGATGGTTATGTTGAAGACGGGATCTGGGCCGCAGGTTTTGATGCTGCCATGTTGGGTCCGGATTGCAAAATATACATCCGAACTGGTACCAGCAACAAAGTCATGCATGTAATCCATGATCCCAATCAAAAAGGACTGGATTGTCATTTTCAACAACATGGAATCCAACTGCCAGCCTGGAATCATGCCAGTATTCCTAATTTTGTAAATTACAGATTAGGTTATGAACCTGTTTGTGATAGCAACCTGGTCATGAGTTTTATTGGAAACCCAAATGAGTTTATTTATGACGCTTTACTTTATCCCAATCCAGTTAATAAAGAACTCAACATAGAATTTCATGAGCCAAATAATTTTATAAAATCTGCAAGCCTCTTAAATGCTGCCGGTCAGCTGATAAAAAAGTACAGCTTTACATCAAATAGCCAAAAACAAACCATCCAGCTGGATGATATTCAATCAGGAATTTATTTTATAAAAATTATTTTAGAAAACCGAAGGATTATTATGAAACGAATCGTAAAATAA